DNA from Bacteroides zoogleoformans:
GTTGAGACCGTAAAACGGCTGACCGACTACACCTTAGAACTGAATCTCGACCGCGATATCCCCTCTGCGTTGAAGTTAAACAGTGACTGTGTGGAAAATATGAGCCGCACACCCGAGGTGGAGATTCGCAACTGTCGCTTCACGCGCACCAGTACCCGAGGCACGTTGATGACAACGCCGCGGAAGGTAGTGATAGTCGATAATGTGTATTATAAGACCGGAATGAGTGCCATCCTGATAGAAGGAGACGCCAATGACTGGTTTGAGTCCGGCCCGGTGAAGGATGTGCTGATTAAGGGAAATACCTTCATTGAGTGTGCGCATGCCGGAGGTCCGGAGAATGCAGTGATAGCCATACGTCCCTCGAATACCGTGATTGACGCTGATTGTCCCGTGCATCGGAATATACGCATTGAGAATAATATCTTCAAGACACTCGGCAATCCGGTGCTTTATGCCAAGAGCACCCAAGGACTAATCTTCAGGGAGAATGTGGTGGAGAAAGAAGATACTATAGTCTTCAGTGATGATAAACCTCTGTTTTATCTGATTGGATGTAAAGATGTAGTGATTAAAGGGAATGAAATGAATGAGGAAGACCGTCGGTTGCTGCTTCTGGAGAAAATGAAGAGACGTTTTGTAAAGACTGATGGCAAGATGAGAATCAAAAACGCTCAGTGAGACAAAATGCTTCTTGCAGGGAAAGTTGTACATTGGCATCGGTTCCTGCTATCTATAGAGAGGTCTTTTGATTGTATTTAATGTGAATTCAATGAATTATAAGTTCCTATAAATTGGGTGATTAGCGAATTTTGTTGTAACTTTATAGTGTTTAAAGAACAAAGAAATACAAACAAAAATCGCTATGATCACCGAGGACAAAGTTTCTGAAATATTTTGTATGGCAGACGACTTCTGCAAGTTTTTTGAATCTTACTCGTCTGTTGTCAAGAACTGCCTTCAAGCTGTCCCTATCAAGAGGCATTAGGCATTCTCTGTGATATTTGCGGCACAAGTACAGTATGCTTCGAAAGCTGTATTTATTGAAGTTGAACTCCATAGTTCTATTTGTTATACTTGTTCCACATTCTCTTTATCTTTCCTTTCCCTAAAAAGAGAATCAAACCGGTACCTATTTCTTTTTCTTGCTCCGCTTGGCCCATCCCTCTTCGCTGAAGTCGGGTTCAGAACCTTTGAAGTCGTCGTAACCTTGGAAGAATTGCTTCCAGTCGTCCTTTTTGCCCCGGGCTTTGGTGTAGCCGCGCTCTTCGCGGCTGGGCTTGCTTTTCTTGCCCGATGTGGCGTTCTCGAGCTTCTCGCTGCGTTGGGCAGCCGAAGCATCGTTTCGTTTACTTGCCTTATAGCCACGTTTCTGGTCGTTGTGCTCCTTTTTTCCGCTGCGCTCTTTCTTGCCGCCGCCTCTCGAAGCGTCGTTGCCCCCCTCTTCACCGGCAATTTCCACCGATATTCTACGTCCGTTCCAGTTGGCACGGTTCAGGGCTTTCACCACGTTGCCGGCCTCTTTTTCTTCTACTTCGAAGAACGAGAACTTCTGCATCAGGTCGATACGTCCCAGTTCGATGCGCCCGCGAGTATTCTTGTTCAGCAGGCCGATGAGTTCGCCGGGGAAGAAGTTGTCCATCTTACCCAGATTGATGAACAGCCGTTTGTAGCCGGTTTCGGGCTGACGGTTGCCGCCATTGCTTCCGCGGCGTTCGCCACGTGCGCCGCTTTTTGCGCCACGCTCGTTTCCTGTGGCCGTCTCAATGTCTTCGCGGTCGCGGTAATAATCAAGGAATTTGTTGAATTCATGCGAAGCCATACGCTTTATCAGGTCTTCCTTGCTCAGCCAATCCAGCTTGCGGTAAACGTCGGGCATGAAGGCATCTATCTCTTCTTCGTTCACCTTCACCTTCTCCAAGTCGTCAATTACCTTCAACAGCTGCTTTTCGCATATCTGTGCGGAAGTAGGCATTTCTCCCTGCTCGAACTTCTTGGCAATGATGCGTTCTATTTCGCGCATCTTTCCCTTTTCGCGCAGGTTGATGATGGCGATGGAGGTTCCGGTCTTTCCGGCACGTCCAGTACGCCCGCTGCGGTGGGTGTAACTCTCGGTGTCGTCCGGCAAACCGTAGTTGATGACATGCGTCAGGTCGTCTACGTCCAGCCCTCGGGCAGCCACATCGGTGGCAACCAGCAGTTGCAGGTTGCGGATGCGGAACTTCTGCATCACGGCGTCTCTCTGCGCCTGGCTCAGTTCGCCGTGCAGGGAGTCGGCATTGTAGCCCTCCTGCATCAGTTTGTCGGCAATCTCCTGCGTCTCCTTGCGGGTGCGGCAGAAGATGATGCCGTATATCTGCGGGTAATAATCGACGATGCGCTTCAGTGCGGCGTATTTGTCTTTGGCATGGACGCAGAAAACCACGTGCTTCACGTTGCTCGTACCCTCATTCTTACGTCCGATGGTGATTTCCTTGGCGTTATGCAGGTAGTTCTTCGAGATGCGTGCTATCTCCGGACTCATGGTGGCGGAGAACAGCAATGTGTTCCGCTCTTGGGGCACGTCGGCCAGAATGGCGTTGATGCTGTCGGTGAAACCCATGTTCAGCATCTCGTCGGCCTCGTCCATCACTACGTTCCGGATAGTGGCGAGGGATACGGTTTTGCGCTCCATCAGGTCGAGCAGTCGTCCCGGTGTGGCAACGATGATGTGTACTCCCCGTTTCAGGGCGCGTATCTGGCTCTCGATGGACGAACCGCCGTATACAGGCAATACGCGCAGGCCGTCGATGTATTTGGAGTAATCGTTCAGGTCGCCCGCTATCTGGAGGCAAAGCTCACGGGTGGGGCAAAGGATGAGGGATTGGGGAATCTGTTGGTTTACGTCAATCTTCTGTATAAGCGGCAGGCCGAATGCTGCAGTCTTTCCTGTTCCGGTTTGTGCCAGCGCCACTACGTCATTGTTTTCTCCTAAAAGGTAAGGAATCACTTCCTCTTGTACCGGCATGGGACACGCATATCCCATCTCTTCAATGGCACGGCGTATCTCCGCCGACACACCGAGCTCTTCAAATGTCTTCATTAATCTTTTCGTATATCTTAAATTTCGGCTGCAAAGATAGTGCTTTCCAATGGATATTCGATTATTGCCGGCTGATTATTATGCGATTATGAAGAAAAGTTATTGTTTTTGCAGGACGTAGGCCTTTGAGCCGACAGAGACTTGCGCCTTTTCTCTCATCGTCCGCCGTCTGCCAGCAACATGCTTCGCAGACGCTTGATTTCGTCTTTGGTCAGGCCGATGCCCTGTTGCAGGTAAGTGTCCACATCTCCGTATCTTCTTTCCACCTCCTTTTTGACGGCAGTCAGGAAGCCATCGTCACTGTATTCTCGGGGTGCAAAGACTTCTCGCGAACGCATGGGCAGGCGATAGGCATATTCCAAGGTTGGAGGATTGTTGAAGTAGTCGTTATTGAAACGGTAGTCCTCCATGATGGTCTCTTCGTCCACGCCGAGAGCGGCCAATAGTAGCGCCGAGACAATGCCTGTACTTCCCTTGTCCGAAGAGCAATGTATCACTACGGGATAACTTCCTTTATCCAGTAGAATGTCGAAAATCTGCCGGTATTCCTTGTCGAGCTTGCTCATCAAGTCGCGATCCATCCGCTCCGCTATGCGGCAGACGGTATCGCTTTTTATCTTCTGCTCATTCACCTCTTTCTGGAGCTTTTCTATCTCGCCGATACCGATAGGGAGGTGCACCACGTCAAAGTTTTTCTGTAAGTCCGTTTGACTGTTCACTTCGATAAGAGAACGCAGGTCGATGATGGTCTTTATACCAAGATTCTTCAGTTCGCCAATCGAGCTGTCCTCCAGACTTTCTATCTCGGCCGAACGATAGACCATGCCCCAGCGTACGACTTTCCCGGTAGAGTAAGATGGATAGCCTCCCAAGTCGCGGAAATTCTGTATCCCGGGAATATTGACGTTGCGCGTGGCTACCTTCACCCGATATTTGCCGTCGAAGACAAGGGTGTAGTAATAACGCCGAACAGGGTCGGTAGTGATGATGGTGAGTTTCTGGTCGGTAACATCAGCCATGGCAATAGGCTCCTCCGGGATGGCATCGGGATTGGTAGAAGCATATACCTTTACTTTACCCTTGGCAAAAGGATACATTTCCCACCTCACAATGCAATTCCCCACATTGTTCTCTTCGCATACCACAACAATATGGGGGGCAGTACGGCTACAGGCAGTCAACAATACGCCCAGCGTTAGCAGGCTAAACAGATTTCTGTACATAGGCAGTAACTCTCTGACATCTTCAATCACAAAAATAGATTTTTTCATCACATTGCATAACGATGCTACCCGGCTTTTATATTTCTTTGTCTAACTTTAAGGGAACAGCAGGGCAAACCGATGCTTTTCCTGCACACATACGGATTGCTTTTGGGAAAAGGAAAGGAGTGCTGAGCATGCGGTTTCAGAACAGATAAGAGTATTTCCCGTCCAGATACTTGCGGATATATTTCAATGCTTTTGTAATCTGCGCTTCCACGGTCTTTACCGAGGTTTGCGTTCGTTCGGCTATCTCTTTGTTCGTAAGGTTCTCCTGACGGCTTTGGCGGAACACCTCCCTGCATCTGTCGGGCAAGGCGCAGACGGCCTCCTCTATCAGGCGATGCAGCTCTTCCAACTCTATGTTCTCGTCAATGAAGTAGTTGTCGCTCAACGTTTCGCCAAGCCCGTCTATGGGACAGGTCCGCTTGCTGTCGCGCAGCACATTCAGGCATCGGTTTCGGGCTGCCCGAAAAAGATAGGCTTTGAAGGAAAGCTTGATTTGAAACTCTTCCCGGTTCGTCCAAACGTGCATAAAGATATCCATGGCAATCTCTTCTATCTCTGCTTCGTCTTTGAGATACAGCTTCATAAAGCGGCACAACGGAACGAAATAGGTATCAAACAAGTACTTAAAGGCTTGTTCGTCACCCGTTTGCAACTGCTTCAATATATGTATCTCATCGTTTACAAGCATGATTCATCAAGGTGTTTGACTTTTTGAACGAGTGTCTCATTCGTAAAGGCAAAGGCCGGCCATACAACGCTCAACAACAGGCACATCTTCAGACCTTGTCTAAAAAGATAGCTCCAACCAAGCACTTACATAATGTAGAACATGGCAATAACATGTGCAAAGAAGTTTCGCCCATTTCTTTCGGATATGGAGCAACATCAGGTTTCGCTAACGCGCAATCCGAAGGCTTTGCACGTCATCTCTTCCACCGCCACCTCCCATATCTTGACATGGCGAACGGCGGGTTCGGAATAAGTGCAAGGATTGTCGGTATATCGGCTCATGAAAAAGTCCAGAATCTCACGCTTCTGCCCCATGTCTTCTATGAAGCGCACCTTTCCGCGGCACATCACACTGCGCGACTTCATGCTGTAACTGCATGCCACCTGCCGGTGCATGTACACCAGCTCGTGCCCCTCGCAGAAGGTGACGCAGACTTGAGGGCGCTTTGCCAGCATCTCCATTTTGCCCCCTTCAGGGCCGGAATGAAGGTATATCACTCCGTTCCGATAGGCGAAGTTCATGGGAATCACATACGGATTGCCCTCTACATCGGTGATACCCACCATGCAATAAGGACATTTATCTATTACTTCTTTTATTTGTACGAGGTCTGTGATAGCGATTGTCTTCATCGTTTTATTCCATCAGTGCAAAATCCAGTTGTTTCTTTTCCAGATTGGCACGTGCCACTTTGATGCTGATGGCATCGCCCAAGCTGTACGTGCGATTCTTGCGGCGTCCGCGCAAGCAGTAGTTCTTCTCGTCGAACTCGTAGTAGTCGTCGTCGAGGTCGCGGATGGGAATCATCCCTTCGCACTTATTCTCATTCAGTTCCACGTACAAGCCCCACTCCGTCACTCCGGAGATGACACCATCGTAAACTTGACCCAGACGCTCTGACATGAATTCCACCTGCTTGTACTTCACCGAAGCACGCTCGGCATTGGCAGCTATCTGCTCCATGTTGCTGCTGTGCTCGCAAAGATCCTCATATTTCTGCTCGGACACGCTGCGACCGCCCATATCGAGGTACTTAGTCAGCAAGCGGTGCACCATCATGTCGGGGAAGCGGCGGATGGGCGAGGTGAAGTGTGTATAATAGTCGAACGCCAGACCGTAGTGCCCCACATTGTGTATGGAGTAGCGTGCCTTCTGCATGGCACGAATGGACACGGTTTCAATCAAGTTCTCCTCTTTCTTGCCCTGAATGTCGTCCAACAGGTGGTTGATGGATTTGGAGATGTCGGTTTTCGTGCCTGCCGTGCGCAGCTTGTAGCCAAAGCGGGCGATGAACTGAGCCAGATTATCCAGTTTTTCGGGATCGGGCAGGTCGTGTATGCGGTAGGGGAACACTTTTGCCTTTTTGCTTTTGGGCACGCGTCCTATCTTCTCGGCCACGGTGCGATTGGCAAGCAACATGAATTCCTCCACCAGTTTGTTGGCATCTTTAGCCACCTTGAAGTAAACGCTTACCGGCTTGCCTTTTTCGTCTATCTCGAACTTCACCTCATAACGGTCGAAGTTGATGGCACCGGCCTTGAAGCGGTTGTCGCGCAGAATCTTGGCCAACTTATCCAATTGGAGGATTTCTTCCTTGAAGTCGCCTTTTCCGGTTTCGATAATCTCCTGCGCCTCCTCGTAGGTGAAGCGGCGGTCGCTTTTGATGACGGTATGTACCACTCGCGAGTTTTTCACTTCTCCCTTTTCCGTCATTTCGAAGATGACGGAATAGGCCAGTTTCTCTTCGTCGGGACGGAGAGAGCAGATGAAGTTGCACAACCGTTCGGGCAGCATCGGGATGGTACGGTCTACGAGATAGACCGAGGTAGCTCGTTTCTCAGCCTCCTTGTCGATGATGCCT
Protein-coding regions in this window:
- the rnr gene encoding ribonuclease R: MAKQKDKKAGKRMKKKELAKVLLDFFHNKQGEVLSLKYLFEQLRLTTHPLKMLCMNILSELVMDDYISEVEKHRYKLNTHGVEMTGVFQRKSNGKNSFLPDEGGDPIFIAERNSAHAMNNDRVRIAFYAKRRGREAEGEVVEILERANDTFVGTLEVGKSYAFLVTENRTLANDIFIPKEKLKGGKTGDKAIVKVVEWPDKAKNPIGQVIDILGKTGDNTTEMHAILAEFGLPYVYPAAVEKAADKIPAEISAEEIAKREDFRQVTTFTIDPKDAKDFDDALSIRQLKEGLWEVGVHIADVTHYVKEGGIIDKEAEKRATSVYLVDRTIPMLPERLCNFICSLRPDEEKLAYSVIFEMTEKGEVKNSRVVHTVIKSDRRFTYEEAQEIIETGKGDFKEEILQLDKLAKILRDNRFKAGAINFDRYEVKFEIDEKGKPVSVYFKVAKDANKLVEEFMLLANRTVAEKIGRVPKSKKAKVFPYRIHDLPDPEKLDNLAQFIARFGYKLRTAGTKTDISKSINHLLDDIQGKKEENLIETVSIRAMQKARYSIHNVGHYGLAFDYYTHFTSPIRRFPDMMVHRLLTKYLDMGGRSVSEQKYEDLCEHSSNMEQIAANAERASVKYKQVEFMSERLGQVYDGVISGVTEWGLYVELNENKCEGMIPIRDLDDDYYEFDEKNYCLRGRRKNRTYSLGDAISIKVARANLEKKQLDFALME
- a CDS encoding tyrosine-protein phosphatase, whose protein sequence is MYRNLFSLLTLGVLLTACSRTAPHIVVVCEENNVGNCIVRWEMYPFAKGKVKVYASTNPDAIPEEPIAMADVTDQKLTIITTDPVRRYYYTLVFDGKYRVKVATRNVNIPGIQNFRDLGGYPSYSTGKVVRWGMVYRSAEIESLEDSSIGELKNLGIKTIIDLRSLIEVNSQTDLQKNFDVVHLPIGIGEIEKLQKEVNEQKIKSDTVCRIAERMDRDLMSKLDKEYRQIFDILLDKGSYPVVIHCSSDKGSTGIVSALLLAALGVDEETIMEDYRFNNDYFNNPPTLEYAYRLPMRSREVFAPREYSDDGFLTAVKKEVERRYGDVDTYLQQGIGLTKDEIKRLRSMLLADGGR
- a CDS encoding RNA polymerase sigma-70 factor — protein: MLVNDEIHILKQLQTGDEQAFKYLFDTYFVPLCRFMKLYLKDEAEIEEIAMDIFMHVWTNREEFQIKLSFKAYLFRAARNRCLNVLRDSKRTCPIDGLGETLSDNYFIDENIELEELHRLIEEAVCALPDRCREVFRQSRQENLTNKEIAERTQTSVKTVEAQITKALKYIRKYLDGKYSYLF
- a CDS encoding pyridoxamine 5'-phosphate oxidase family protein, producing MKTIAITDLVQIKEVIDKCPYCMVGITDVEGNPYVIPMNFAYRNGVIYLHSGPEGGKMEMLAKRPQVCVTFCEGHELVYMHRQVACSYSMKSRSVMCRGKVRFIEDMGQKREILDFFMSRYTDNPCTYSEPAVRHVKIWEVAVEEMTCKAFGLRVSET
- a CDS encoding DEAD/DEAH box helicase; this encodes MKTFEELGVSAEIRRAIEEMGYACPMPVQEEVIPYLLGENNDVVALAQTGTGKTAAFGLPLIQKIDVNQQIPQSLILCPTRELCLQIAGDLNDYSKYIDGLRVLPVYGGSSIESQIRALKRGVHIIVATPGRLLDLMERKTVSLATIRNVVMDEADEMLNMGFTDSINAILADVPQERNTLLFSATMSPEIARISKNYLHNAKEITIGRKNEGTSNVKHVVFCVHAKDKYAALKRIVDYYPQIYGIIFCRTRKETQEIADKLMQEGYNADSLHGELSQAQRDAVMQKFRIRNLQLLVATDVAARGLDVDDLTHVINYGLPDDTESYTHRSGRTGRAGKTGTSIAIINLREKGKMREIERIIAKKFEQGEMPTSAQICEKQLLKVIDDLEKVKVNEEEIDAFMPDVYRKLDWLSKEDLIKRMASHEFNKFLDYYRDREDIETATGNERGAKSGARGERRGSNGGNRQPETGYKRLFINLGKMDNFFPGELIGLLNKNTRGRIELGRIDLMQKFSFFEVEEKEAGNVVKALNRANWNGRRISVEIAGEEGGNDASRGGGKKERSGKKEHNDQKRGYKASKRNDASAAQRSEKLENATSGKKSKPSREERGYTKARGKKDDWKQFFQGYDDFKGSEPDFSEEGWAKRSKKKK